The following coding sequences are from one Armatimonadota bacterium window:
- a CDS encoding ABC transporter ATP-binding protein, protein MTGLQVRDLTAAYGAHPVLAGLTLEVPPGAFVGLVGPSGCGKSTLLRCLAGLVRPSGGQIVLTGAPDGARPSVGILFQEDALLPWRTARENVALGLRIQGMPARRAAAEAVAWLRRVGLGGFEEHYPAELSGGMKKRVALAQVLAPRPRVLLMDEPFANLDAIVRHLVEADVLALTAEEGLTVLLVTHDLEEALLLSDRVAVMSAGPAARIVSVYDVPFPRPRDLMAVRVEPAFGRLLQAVWEDLRRQVARQGWGARV, encoded by the coding sequence GTGACCGGCCTCCAGGTCCGCGACCTGACGGCGGCCTACGGGGCGCACCCGGTGCTGGCCGGCCTGACGCTGGAGGTCCCGCCGGGGGCGTTCGTCGGCCTGGTGGGCCCGTCAGGGTGCGGGAAGTCCACCCTGCTGCGCTGCCTGGCCGGCCTCGTGCGGCCGTCGGGCGGGCAGATCGTGCTCACCGGCGCTCCTGACGGTGCCCGCCCGTCGGTCGGCATCCTCTTCCAGGAGGACGCGCTGCTCCCGTGGCGCACCGCGCGGGAGAACGTCGCCCTGGGCCTGCGCATCCAGGGGATGCCGGCGCGTCGGGCCGCGGCCGAAGCCGTGGCGTGGCTGCGGCGCGTGGGGCTCGGAGGGTTCGAGGAGCACTACCCCGCGGAGCTCTCCGGCGGCATGAAGAAGCGCGTCGCCCTCGCCCAGGTGCTGGCGCCGCGCCCCCGCGTGCTCCTCATGGACGAGCCCTTCGCCAACCTGGACGCCATCGTGCGCCACCTGGTGGAGGCCGACGTCCTGGCCCTGACCGCGGAGGAGGGGCTGACGGTGCTGCTGGTGACCCACGACCTGGAGGAGGCGCTGCTGCTCTCTGACCGGGTGGCGGTGATGTCGGCCGGGCCGGCCGCCCGCATCGTCAGCGTGTACGACGTGCCCTTCCCCCGGCCGCGGGACCTGATGGCGGTGCGGGTGGAGCCGGCCTTCGGCCGCCTGCTCCAGGCGGTGTGGGAGGACCTGCGCCGCCAGGTGGCCCGTCAGGGTTGGGGCGCCCGCGTCTGA
- a CDS encoding ABC transporter permease, whose amino-acid sequence MRRPVALVLLLSLWEGASRSGWVHPTVLPPPTTVARVLGELVAGGEIWPHLQVTVTEALGGLGLGIALGAVLGLIAALLRPVAEVLEPAMALLNAVPRVILAPLFVIWLGIGVASKVALSFLLVMVMVFFAVYTGIREVDPRLVERVRTLGGGPTHLVREVYVPSVTAWFLSTLKVAVGFAFTGAVVGEFVAASRGVGYILSFAQSTYNAPLVLALILLVVAVILALFTLFERLERVWLRWKPEYRPTRRVNAVRR is encoded by the coding sequence ATGCGACGCCCGGTCGCCCTGGTGCTGCTCCTGAGCCTCTGGGAGGGCGCGAGCCGCTCCGGGTGGGTACACCCCACGGTGTTGCCCCCGCCCACGACGGTGGCCCGGGTCCTGGGCGAGCTGGTGGCCGGCGGCGAGATCTGGCCGCACCTCCAGGTGACGGTGACCGAGGCGCTGGGCGGGCTGGGGCTGGGGATCGCCCTGGGTGCCGTGCTGGGCCTCATCGCCGCCTTGCTCCGTCCGGTGGCCGAGGTGCTGGAGCCGGCCATGGCGCTCCTCAACGCCGTCCCGCGGGTGATCCTGGCGCCGCTGTTCGTCATCTGGCTCGGCATCGGCGTCGCCTCGAAGGTGGCGCTCAGCTTCCTGTTGGTCATGGTGATGGTCTTCTTCGCCGTCTACACCGGCATCCGTGAGGTGGACCCGCGCCTGGTGGAGCGGGTGCGCACGCTGGGCGGCGGGCCCACCCACCTGGTGCGGGAGGTCTACGTGCCGTCGGTGACCGCCTGGTTCCTGAGCACCTTGAAGGTGGCGGTGGGCTTCGCCTTCACCGGGGCCGTCGTGGGGGAGTTCGTCGCGGCCAGCCGGGGCGTGGGCTACATCCTCTCCTTCGCCCAGAGCACGTACAACGCACCGCTGGTGCTGGCGCTGATCCTGCTGGTCGTCGCCGTCATCCTCGCCCTCTTCACCCTCTTCGAGCGGCTGGAGCGTGTCTGGCTGCGCTGGAAGCCCGAGTACCGGCCGACCCGCCGGGTCAATGCGGTGCGCAGATAA